Proteins encoded together in one Undibacterium sp. CCC3.4 window:
- a CDS encoding efflux RND transporter periplasmic adaptor subunit, whose product MIRDTSSQDAVLIVPTWQRRKFLIGISIGAIVLSILAFCLFAAWRNSAHSVSMARLRLATVSHGNLVRDASVNGKIIAAVSPTVFSSASGTVTLTVKAGDTVKQGQVVAALEAPDVSEALKREQSHYEQLEAEVARQKILASKQKLLAQRDADQAEIERMAAENAYRRIEKAGGLGVVPENDFAKVQNTLKSAEIRSKHAAAAAELESADVQLELKSKIQQLQRQKATLNYAKRRVDALHLRAPIDGLIGVVSVPNRSMVAADSPVLSLVDLSQLEVEVAIPEIYLADLGLGMRAEIHIADRKVAGQLASMSPEVSNNQVLARIRFDAQQPSGLRQSQRVSVRLLIEEKNNVIVVQRGPFLEQFGGKFAYVFNQGIAEKRAIQVGAVSVSQIQILDGVTVGEQVVIAGADAFDNVNRISIHN is encoded by the coding sequence ATGATCAGAGATACTTCATCACAAGATGCCGTACTGATCGTTCCGACCTGGCAACGGCGTAAGTTTCTGATAGGAATCAGTATCGGCGCAATCGTCCTCAGCATCCTTGCCTTCTGCTTGTTCGCGGCTTGGCGTAACAGTGCCCACTCAGTGAGTATGGCGCGGCTGCGGCTGGCGACAGTCAGCCATGGCAACTTGGTGCGCGATGCGAGTGTCAATGGGAAAATCATCGCAGCCGTCAGCCCGACGGTATTTTCCAGCGCCAGCGGCACGGTCACCCTCACCGTCAAGGCTGGCGATACGGTCAAGCAAGGGCAGGTAGTGGCAGCGCTGGAAGCCCCTGATGTGAGCGAAGCCTTGAAGCGCGAACAATCGCATTACGAACAATTGGAAGCCGAAGTCGCGCGACAAAAAATACTCGCAAGTAAACAAAAACTCTTGGCACAACGCGATGCCGATCAAGCCGAGATTGAGCGCATGGCGGCAGAAAATGCCTATCGCCGGATCGAGAAAGCGGGTGGTTTAGGCGTCGTGCCTGAGAATGATTTCGCCAAAGTACAAAACACACTCAAGAGCGCGGAAATCCGTAGCAAACATGCGGCGGCAGCCGCAGAACTCGAGAGCGCGGATGTGCAGTTAGAGCTGAAGTCAAAAATCCAGCAATTGCAGCGACAAAAAGCTACGCTTAACTATGCCAAACGACGCGTCGATGCCTTACACCTGAGGGCACCAATCGACGGACTGATCGGTGTCGTCTCGGTACCGAATCGTAGCATGGTCGCAGCCGACAGCCCGGTGCTGAGTTTAGTCGATTTGTCTCAACTCGAAGTCGAAGTGGCGATTCCGGAAATCTATCTTGCCGATCTTGGTTTAGGGATGCGTGCCGAGATACACATAGCGGATAGAAAAGTTGCTGGCCAATTAGCTTCCATGTCGCCCGAGGTGTCCAATAACCAAGTCTTGGCGAGAATCCGCTTCGACGCTCAGCAACCAAGCGGCCTGCGGCAGAGCCAGCGCGTCAGCGTGCGCTTGCTGATTGAAGAAAAAAATAATGTCATCGTGGTGCAACGGGGACCATTCTTGGAACAGTTCGGTGGAAAGTTTGCCTACGTATTCAATCAAGGAATTGCCGAGAAACGCGCAATTCAAGTCGGTGCCGTCAGTGTCAGTCAAATACAAATCCTCGATGGCGTAACAGTCGGGGAACAAGTGGTGATCGCCGGCGCTGATGCGTTTGACAATGTCAACCGCATTTCCATACACAATTAA
- a CDS encoding glycoside hydrolase family 44 protein, whose product MNPSKLFHLLTLCACAGHSALALAQSVTLSVDTQSERKAISPLIYGYNAYADGSGRNGLQNQGGLANLQELNLVSRRLGGNNMTSYNWENGVSNSGADWCNSSNAGVSATAGAGDPSQTAGLAYYAPGAALKSFQDQSLLLGTYSLLQLPAAGKLPKDIVNLYPPGSCNGSALWQNAPGASNIDLSRWVSIVNDKPASAGALSLQPQIGDATVYIDEELNFLLKNYGAASSAKGVKAYELDNEPDLWHQWPSAYGEGTHPLLYPNVTTVADVLQKNAALAATVKRMDGSAETYGPAVSGYLGLFSLWAVWDGAQTRQPADWASYNVEPFLSNNTGDRYRYNGMTFANVYLNKMKQASTAAGRRLLDTLSFHYYPQASQTPADRVQAARSLWDAAYVEPSWITQSGYGFTDGRGLQVLPKLKQAIADFYPGTKLAVTEYDFGGKDDVSGAIAQADALGAFGRQGVYMASYFGDVEGYIGAGFKLFRNYDGNKSVFPEISVKSASTNNANASVYAAVSATDPTTLHIIAINRLSTAVKASIQIKNPLAFKTVKAWGVDASSQALSARKGIAAIAKNSFSYSLPAQSVLHFVLQP is encoded by the coding sequence ATGAACCCATCGAAATTATTCCATCTCTTGACGCTGTGCGCGTGTGCCGGTCATAGCGCCTTGGCGCTGGCCCAGAGCGTCACCTTAAGCGTCGATACCCAATCTGAACGCAAAGCCATCAGTCCGCTGATTTATGGCTATAACGCGTATGCCGATGGCAGCGGGCGTAACGGTTTGCAAAATCAGGGTGGCTTGGCCAATTTGCAGGAATTGAATTTGGTTTCGCGTCGTCTTGGCGGTAACAATATGACCAGTTATAACTGGGAAAATGGCGTCAGTAATTCCGGTGCCGATTGGTGCAATTCATCCAATGCCGGTGTCAGTGCCACGGCCGGTGCCGGTGATCCGTCCCAGACCGCCGGCTTGGCGTATTACGCACCGGGGGCTGCGCTCAAGAGCTTTCAAGATCAGTCGCTGTTGTTGGGTACCTACTCCTTGCTGCAATTACCGGCCGCCGGCAAATTGCCGAAAGATATAGTCAATCTCTATCCACCCGGCAGTTGCAACGGTTCCGCCTTGTGGCAAAACGCACCCGGTGCTTCGAACATCGATCTGAGCCGCTGGGTCAGCATCGTCAATGATAAGCCGGCCAGTGCCGGGGCCTTGAGTTTGCAGCCGCAGATCGGCGACGCCACCGTGTATATTGATGAAGAACTCAATTTTTTACTGAAAAATTATGGTGCGGCCAGCAGTGCTAAAGGCGTCAAGGCGTATGAGCTCGATAATGAACCGGATCTGTGGCACCAGTGGCCGTCGGCTTATGGCGAGGGGACGCATCCGCTGCTGTATCCGAATGTGACGACGGTGGCCGATGTGTTACAGAAAAATGCTGCCTTGGCGGCAACCGTGAAACGCATGGATGGCAGCGCGGAGACTTATGGTCCGGCCGTCAGCGGCTATCTTGGTCTGTTCAGTTTGTGGGCCGTGTGGGATGGTGCGCAGACACGGCAACCGGCTGATTGGGCCAGCTACAATGTAGAACCTTTTCTGAGCAATAACACGGGCGATCGCTATCGTTACAATGGCATGACCTTCGCCAATGTGTATTTGAATAAAATGAAACAAGCCTCGACGGCCGCCGGTCGCCGCTTGCTCGATACGCTGTCATTCCATTATTATCCGCAAGCTTCGCAAACGCCGGCCGACCGTGTGCAGGCGGCGCGCAGCTTGTGGGATGCGGCGTATGTCGAACCGAGCTGGATTACCCAAAGCGGTTACGGGTTTACCGATGGCCGCGGCTTGCAGGTGCTGCCGAAATTGAAACAGGCGATTGCCGATTTTTACCCCGGTACCAAGTTGGCCGTGACCGAATACGATTTCGGTGGCAAGGATGATGTCAGCGGGGCTATCGCTCAAGCCGATGCGCTCGGGGCGTTCGGTCGTCAGGGCGTGTACATGGCCAGTTACTTTGGTGATGTGGAAGGGTATATCGGTGCCGGCTTCAAATTATTCCGCAATTACGATGGAAATAAATCGGTATTTCCGGAAATTTCGGTTAAATCAGCTTCGACCAATAATGCCAATGCCAGCGTGTATGCGGCCGTCAGCGCCACTGATCCGACTACCCTGCATATCATCGCCATCAATCGTTTGAGTACGGCTGTGAAAGCGAGCATACAGATTAAAAATCCGCTGGCTTTCAAAACCGTCAAGGCTTGGGGCGTCGATGCCTCAAGCCAGGCACTCAGTGCACGCAAGGGCATCGCGGCGATTGCCAAGAATAGTTTCAGTTACAGTTTACCGGCACAATCGGTGCTGCACTTCGTGCTGCAACCCTGA
- a CDS encoding FtsX-like permease family protein codes for MRNKTAPFLVAIQIALSLAILSNAMHVVNIRLHDAHRPSGLADEANTFSMRISAHLPLSQAEKISYQKRIVQVASAVAGVVSAAEVSQMPMSQAGWNVSISTDRHQTQPSAIVSLYLSPDSLIKSLGLQLVAGRDFTDSDVIEQDPDGEKIKPDQVIVTQALAQNLFPDAESYTGKSFFWGTGSGAKESHIIGVVARLQTPSAPSASAADYSVLLPVRTASSSPMLVIRSEHGQVQRVIAEVETALRAASTFPVRIDSKTSLQDRQQRYGKEMSIISILVVVSVLLLIISASGIVGVSNLWLTQRRQQIGMRRALGARKVDILRYFITENVMISTAGIGGGMLLAIGLNQLLINQLDIAPLPLSYVALGAIGLLLLGVLAAAMPAWRAASISPAVASKNTFIRES; via the coding sequence ATGCGGAATAAGACTGCACCGTTCTTGGTGGCGATACAAATTGCCCTGAGCTTGGCAATTCTGTCCAATGCCATGCATGTCGTAAATATACGCCTCCATGATGCCCATCGCCCTAGCGGTTTGGCCGACGAAGCGAATACTTTTTCCATGCGCATCAGCGCTCATCTGCCGCTGAGCCAGGCGGAAAAAATCAGCTACCAAAAAAGAATAGTACAAGTGGCTTCGGCCGTCGCCGGCGTCGTTTCTGCAGCGGAAGTCTCGCAAATGCCGATGTCGCAAGCGGGCTGGAACGTTTCCATCTCTACCGATCGCCATCAAACACAGCCCAGTGCCATCGTCTCGCTGTACCTGTCGCCGGACTCACTGATCAAAAGCTTGGGCTTACAATTAGTTGCTGGCCGCGATTTCACCGACAGCGATGTTATCGAGCAAGATCCGGACGGCGAAAAAATCAAGCCTGATCAAGTGATTGTCACGCAAGCCTTGGCGCAGAATTTATTTCCGGATGCCGAAAGCTATACGGGAAAATCATTCTTTTGGGGCACAGGATCAGGCGCGAAAGAATCGCACATCATCGGTGTCGTCGCGCGCTTGCAAACACCGAGTGCGCCCAGCGCATCGGCAGCCGACTACTCCGTGCTGCTCCCTGTGAGAACGGCAAGCAGCTCACCGATGCTGGTGATCCGCAGCGAACACGGGCAAGTGCAGCGCGTAATCGCCGAAGTGGAAACGGCCCTACGCGCAGCCAGTACATTTCCCGTGCGGATAGACAGCAAGACCTCACTACAAGACCGACAACAACGCTATGGCAAAGAGATGAGCATCATCTCGATATTAGTCGTCGTCAGCGTGTTGCTGCTGATAATCAGCGCCAGCGGCATAGTCGGCGTAAGCAATTTATGGCTCACGCAGCGACGTCAACAAATTGGCATGCGACGCGCACTCGGTGCAAGAAAAGTCGACATCTTACGCTACTTCATTACGGAGAATGTGATGATCAGCACGGCGGGAATCGGCGGCGGCATGCTGTTGGCTATAGGCTTAAATCAGCTGCTGATCAATCAACTGGACATTGCCCCACTACCGCTCAGCTATGTCGCCCTGGGTGCCATCGGCTTGCTACTGCTCGGTGTCCTTGCCGCTGCGATGCCGGCGTGGCGCGCGGCCAGTATTTCGCCGGCAGTGGCGAGTAAAAATACATTCATAAGGGAAAGCTGA
- a CDS encoding sugar nucleotide-binding protein, with protein MKTRLKKTGKPRLLIIGCGDVGLRLLALLRERFRIFAVTSQPARCAELRAAGAIPLLANLDCRASLARLAGLAPTIVHLAPPRAEGEGDRRTQNLIAILPEGGRLVYISTTGVYGDCGAQRFDETRSVAPQNARARRRVAAEQSLRAWARGRRAHLSILRVPGIYAAERLPLDRLRKGTPALIAADDVYTNHIHADDLAYLIVLSLMRARPQRVYHAVDDSDCKMAEYFDAVAAAFALPAAPRLARAELAQQVSPLLLSFMSESRRMHNTRIKAELGARLRYPSVTQGIAAAAAAHLLKSAPT; from the coding sequence ATGAAAACACGTTTGAAAAAAACTGGCAAGCCACGCTTGCTGATCATCGGCTGTGGCGATGTCGGCCTGCGTTTGCTGGCCTTGCTGCGCGAGCGCTTCCGCATCTTTGCCGTCACCAGTCAACCGGCGCGTTGCGCCGAACTGCGCGCCGCCGGTGCCATACCGCTGCTAGCCAACCTTGATTGCCGCGCCAGCTTGGCACGTTTAGCCGGCTTGGCACCGACGATTGTCCATCTGGCACCGCCGCGCGCCGAAGGCGAGGGCGATCGCCGCACACAAAATTTGATCGCCATTTTACCTGAGGGCGGCCGTCTGGTGTATATCAGTACCACCGGGGTGTATGGTGACTGCGGCGCGCAGCGTTTTGATGAGACCCGCAGCGTGGCACCGCAGAATGCGCGGGCACGTCGCCGCGTGGCGGCCGAACAGAGCTTGCGTGCTTGGGCCAGAGGCAGGCGCGCGCATTTATCTATTCTGCGCGTGCCCGGTATTTATGCGGCCGAGCGCTTGCCGCTCGATCGTTTGCGTAAGGGTACGCCGGCCTTGATTGCGGCTGATGACGTCTATACCAATCACATCCATGCCGATGATTTGGCCTACCTGATCGTACTCTCATTGATGCGCGCACGACCGCAGCGGGTGTATCATGCGGTCGATGACAGTGATTGCAAGATGGCTGAGTATTTCGATGCCGTCGCGGCCGCCTTTGCGCTACCGGCCGCGCCGCGTCTGGCACGTGCCGAGCTGGCGCAACAGGTGTCGCCGCTGCTGCTGTCATTTATGTCGGAATCGCGGCGCATGCACAATACCCGCATCAAAGCCGAACTCGGCGCACGCTTGCGCTATCCGAGTGTGACGCAGGGTATTGCTGCGGCTGCCGCCGCACATTTGCTTAAATCAGCGCCGACGTGA
- a CDS encoding CDP-6-deoxy-delta-3,4-glucoseen reductase, whose product MTFQVTVTPSGRQFSCDDGETVLSAALRAGVGLPYGCKNGACGSCKGQVTAGSLTHGKHQERALSSEEAAQGMALFCCARPNSDLSIVVREIAASSDYPLKKMPARIAKLEKLSGDVMLMALQLPANESLRYRPGQYIEFLLKDGKRRSYSIANAPHSETQLTLHLRHMPGGLFTDQVFSTLKERDIVRFEGPQGSFFLREDSDKPIILLASGTGMAPIKAIVEQLIHSGSTRAITLYWGARRPSDLYLDALCQQWPALLANFRYVPVVSDARPEDQWSGRSGYVHQAVIDDHPDLSGHQVYACGAPLMVQAAQTQLSGICHLPAEEFYADAFTSEADLA is encoded by the coding sequence ATGACTTTTCAAGTAACCGTAACACCCAGTGGTCGTCAATTCAGTTGTGACGACGGCGAAACCGTCTTATCGGCTGCTTTGCGTGCCGGCGTAGGCTTACCGTATGGCTGCAAAAACGGTGCCTGCGGCTCCTGCAAAGGCCAAGTCACGGCTGGCTCGCTGACCCATGGCAAACATCAGGAACGCGCGCTCTCGAGCGAAGAAGCGGCGCAAGGCATGGCGCTGTTTTGCTGCGCCCGTCCGAACAGCGATCTGAGCATTGTCGTGCGCGAAATCGCCGCCAGCAGCGATTACCCGCTCAAAAAAATGCCAGCCCGTATCGCCAAGCTCGAAAAACTCTCGGGCGATGTAATGCTCATGGCCTTGCAATTGCCGGCCAATGAAAGCTTACGCTACCGCCCCGGCCAATACATAGAATTTCTGCTGAAAGATGGCAAACGGCGCAGCTACAGCATCGCCAATGCCCCCCACAGCGAGACCCAACTCACGCTGCATCTGCGTCACATGCCCGGTGGTTTGTTCACCGATCAGGTTTTTTCCACCCTGAAAGAACGCGACATCGTCCGCTTCGAAGGCCCGCAAGGCAGTTTTTTTCTGCGCGAAGACAGCGACAAGCCGATCATTTTACTGGCTTCCGGCACCGGCATGGCACCGATCAAAGCCATCGTCGAACAACTGATACACAGCGGCTCAACACGCGCCATCACGCTCTACTGGGGCGCTCGTCGCCCGAGCGATTTGTATCTCGATGCCCTGTGCCAGCAATGGCCTGCCCTGCTGGCCAACTTCCGCTATGTGCCGGTAGTGTCCGATGCGCGGCCCGAAGACCAATGGAGCGGCCGCAGCGGCTATGTGCATCAAGCCGTGATCGATGACCATCCCGACCTCTCCGGCCATCAAGTCTATGCCTGTGGCGCACCGCTCATGGTACAAGCGGCGCAAACGCAATTGTCCGGCATCTGCCACTTGCCGGCCGAAGAGTTTTATGCCGATGCGTTCACTTCAGAAGCCGATTTGGCTTAA
- a CDS encoding ABC transporter permease, whose protein sequence is MFAYYLKSGIRKLRSQLSLTILLTIILALGIAASVTTLTILHALSSDPIPHKSADLLVPVIDNGPLENYIPAAPRSAEDSPHMSYLDASNLLRLKFAKNRTALYNIRSLVESPKAGSGLLSVRGVATTSAYFSMFELPFKYGSAWSEDDDNKGARLIVLSQNTSTQFFGTDNPVGKRLRFQEQDFTIIGVLAAWNPLPRYTNLLNGKSMVAGEDEIYLPFRTAIANKFENSGNLSCSGLVGPGFQGVLDSECLWIQFWFETDSTIQKILLKQQLDAYTADQKKFGRFPRQAPNALFNVREWMEYLHVVPNDSKLATWLSLGFLVLCLVNASGLLLAKFSARTLEIGIRRALGATQAEIFKQYLTESVVLGLAGGTLGLAFTYFCLSRIAMHSADLAVTAQLDFTMLLLTFFLSIAASVAAALLPTWRASKVMPAIQLKSQ, encoded by the coding sequence ATGTTTGCCTATTATCTGAAGTCAGGAATACGTAAGCTGCGCAGTCAATTGTCACTGACCATACTTCTGACTATCATCTTGGCGCTCGGCATTGCGGCCAGTGTCACCACGCTGACGATCTTACATGCTTTGTCGAGCGACCCGATTCCGCATAAGAGTGCTGACTTGCTCGTACCTGTCATCGACAATGGTCCCTTGGAGAACTATATTCCGGCGGCCCCGCGTTCAGCAGAAGATTCCCCCCACATGAGCTATCTTGACGCGAGCAATTTGTTGCGTTTGAAATTTGCCAAGAACCGCACTGCACTCTATAACATCCGAAGTTTAGTTGAATCACCAAAAGCCGGATCAGGTTTACTCAGCGTTCGTGGCGTGGCAACCACCAGCGCCTATTTTTCCATGTTTGAACTGCCGTTCAAGTATGGCTCTGCGTGGAGTGAGGATGACGATAACAAGGGCGCCAGGCTGATTGTCTTATCGCAAAATACCAGCACACAATTTTTTGGCACAGACAATCCGGTAGGCAAGCGTCTGCGTTTTCAAGAGCAAGACTTCACCATCATCGGCGTGCTCGCAGCTTGGAATCCTTTGCCGCGCTATACCAATCTCTTGAATGGAAAAAGCATGGTCGCCGGCGAGGATGAAATATACCTTCCGTTTCGCACGGCGATCGCCAACAAGTTTGAAAACAGTGGCAATCTATCTTGCTCCGGCTTGGTCGGCCCGGGCTTTCAAGGCGTGCTTGATTCGGAATGCCTGTGGATACAGTTTTGGTTTGAAACCGATTCGACCATACAAAAAATTCTACTGAAGCAGCAATTGGATGCTTACACCGCCGATCAAAAAAAATTCGGCCGCTTCCCGCGTCAAGCACCGAATGCCTTGTTCAATGTCAGAGAATGGATGGAATATCTGCACGTAGTCCCGAATGACAGCAAGCTGGCGACTTGGCTATCCTTGGGGTTTTTAGTCCTTTGTTTGGTCAATGCGAGCGGCTTGTTACTGGCGAAATTTTCTGCGCGCACGCTTGAGATCGGTATTCGTCGGGCGTTAGGTGCGACGCAAGCTGAGATTTTCAAACAGTACTTAACGGAATCCGTCGTACTTGGCTTAGCCGGCGGCACCCTGGGTTTGGCCTTCACTTATTTTTGTTTGTCGCGTATTGCCATGCACAGTGCCGATTTGGCCGTGACCGCTCAGCTCGATTTCACCATGCTGCTGCTCACATTTTTCCTATCCATCGCCGCCAGTGTTGCGGCCGCGCTGCTGCCGACTTGGCGTGCTAGCAAGGTCATGCCTGCCATTCAATTAAAATCACAATAA
- a CDS encoding DUF2189 domain-containing protein — protein sequence MANPLQTREADSAPPDIHTVIDSDTVFPPLRRVAMLRPFRWLRLGWRDSLASGGSSFLYGVCFALMGWFLNLVLNHAPEYVSALSCGFLLVGPLLALGLYDISRRLENQRSGLLGSVFSMRGRWSNIGVLALVLAVVLMVWARASLVIFALFYNKGMPTMQGFLQHLFSLDHLEFILVYACIGFIFASIVFAISWVSIPLMLDRDTDAITAMIISCVALFINVPLSIVWALLIVASVALGLATWNLGFIVLMPLIGHATWHAYKDVVGHAVAQADVTNVTEV from the coding sequence ATGGCGAACCCGTTGCAGACGCGCGAAGCCGACAGCGCGCCGCCCGATATCCATACCGTGATCGACAGCGACACCGTGTTTCCACCATTGCGCCGGGTCGCTATGCTGCGGCCCTTCAGGTGGTTACGGTTGGGTTGGCGTGACAGCCTGGCTTCGGGTGGCAGCAGTTTCCTGTATGGCGTTTGCTTTGCCTTGATGGGGTGGTTTCTCAATCTGGTGCTCAATCATGCGCCCGAGTATGTGTCGGCGCTCAGTTGTGGCTTTTTACTGGTCGGGCCTTTGTTGGCGTTGGGCTTGTACGATATCAGCCGGCGCTTGGAAAATCAGCGCTCCGGTTTGCTGGGCAGTGTGTTTTCCATGCGCGGGCGTTGGAGCAATATCGGCGTCTTGGCCTTGGTGCTGGCGGTGGTGCTGATGGTGTGGGCGCGTGCGTCTTTGGTCATTTTCGCTTTGTTTTACAACAAGGGCATGCCGACCATGCAAGGCTTTTTGCAGCACCTGTTTTCGCTAGACCATCTCGAATTCATTTTGGTGTATGCCTGCATAGGCTTTATTTTTGCCAGCATTGTGTTTGCCATCAGTTGGGTCTCTATTCCGCTCATGCTCGATCGTGATACCGATGCGATTACCGCCATGATCATCAGTTGTGTTGCCTTGTTCATCAATGTGCCGCTTAGCATCGTTTGGGCCTTGTTGATTGTGGCCTCGGTCGCGCTCGGTCTGGCTACTTGGAATCTGGGTTTCATCGTGCTCATGCCGTTGATCGGCCATGCCACTTGGCATGCCTACAAGGATGTGGTCGGGCATGCCGTCGCGCAAGCAGATGTGACAAATGTTACCGAAGTGTAA
- a CDS encoding acetylornithine transaminase codes for MEFSQYKVNSLMYITPRPEIIFTEGQGMWLTDHNGKRYLDYLQGWAVNCLGHSPAVIHEALVAQSKKLLNPSPAFYNAPMLELAGMLTAASCFDRVFFTNSGAEANEGAIKLARKWGQLHRNGAFEIITFDHSFHGRTLATMSASGKPGWDTLFAPQVSGFPKADLNDIASVENLISDKTVAVMLEPIQGEGGVIPASTEFMQALRALTQKHGILLIVDEVQSGMGRTGELFAYQLSDIEPDIMSLAKGIGGGVPLGALLCREAVACFVPGDQGGTYNGAPLMTAVGIAVLKEISKPGFLPQVKQSAAYLSAELNKLSDEFGLEGERGAGLLRALKLGSPIGGAIVEAARNLEPVGLLLNSPRPDLLRFMPALNVTNAEIDQMLAMLRGVLSELKK; via the coding sequence ATGGAATTCAGTCAGTACAAAGTTAATTCTCTGATGTACATCACCCCGCGTCCCGAAATCATCTTTACCGAGGGTCAGGGCATGTGGCTGACCGACCACAATGGCAAACGCTATCTCGATTACTTGCAAGGTTGGGCCGTCAATTGTCTCGGCCATAGTCCAGCCGTGATCCACGAAGCGCTGGTAGCGCAATCAAAAAAATTGCTCAACCCTTCGCCGGCATTTTATAACGCACCGATGCTGGAACTGGCTGGCATGCTGACGGCCGCCTCGTGTTTTGATCGTGTATTCTTTACCAACAGCGGTGCCGAAGCCAATGAAGGCGCGATCAAACTGGCCCGCAAGTGGGGGCAATTGCACCGCAACGGCGCGTTTGAAATCATCACCTTCGACCATAGTTTTCATGGTCGCACCCTGGCCACCATGTCGGCCTCCGGCAAACCGGGCTGGGATACGCTGTTTGCGCCGCAAGTCAGTGGTTTTCCGAAAGCCGATCTCAATGACATCGCCTCGGTAGAAAATTTGATCAGCGACAAAACCGTTGCCGTCATGCTCGAACCGATACAAGGTGAAGGCGGTGTGATACCGGCCAGTACAGAATTCATGCAAGCACTACGCGCCTTGACACAAAAACATGGCATTCTGCTCATCGTCGACGAAGTCCAATCAGGTATGGGCCGTACCGGCGAATTGTTCGCCTATCAATTGTCAGATATCGAACCCGATATCATGAGCTTGGCCAAGGGCATAGGCGGCGGCGTGCCACTGGGCGCGCTGCTGTGTCGCGAAGCGGTGGCTTGTTTCGTTCCCGGCGATCAGGGTGGCACCTATAATGGTGCACCGTTGATGACGGCGGTCGGCATCGCCGTGCTCAAAGAAATCAGCAAGCCCGGCTTTCTGCCACAAGTCAAACAAAGCGCCGCGTATTTGAGTGCCGAACTCAATAAATTGTCGGATGAATTTGGACTCGAAGGCGAACGCGGCGCAGGCTTGCTGCGCGCGCTCAAACTCGGCAGCCCGATCGGCGGCGCGATTGTCGAAGCGGCGCGTAATTTGGAACCGGTCGGTCTGTTATTGAATTCACCGCGTCCCGATCTGCTGCGCTTCATGCCCGCCTTAAACGTCACGAACGCAGAAATCGATCAAATGCTGGCGATGCTGCGCGGCGTGCTCAGCGAACTCAAAAAATAA